In one window of Azotobacter salinestris DNA:
- the phoB gene encoding phosphate regulon transcriptional regulator PhoB → MAGKTILIVDDEAPIREMIAVALEMAGYECLEAENTQQAHAIIVDRKPDLILLDWMLPGTSGIELARRLKRDELTAGIPLIMLTAKGEEDNKIQGLEVGADDYITKPFSPRELVARLKAVLRRTGPSDNEMPIEVGGLRLDPISHRVTIDGKPAEMGPTEYRLLQFFMTHQERAYTRGQLLDQVWGGNVYVEERTVDVHIRRLRKALGEAYENLVQTVRGTGYRFSTKS, encoded by the coding sequence ATGGCTGGCAAGACAATCCTTATCGTCGACGACGAGGCCCCCATCCGCGAGATGATCGCCGTTGCCCTGGAGATGGCCGGCTACGAGTGTCTCGAAGCGGAGAACACCCAGCAGGCCCACGCCATCATCGTCGACCGCAAGCCCGACCTGATCCTGCTCGACTGGATGCTGCCCGGCACCTCCGGCATCGAGCTGGCCCGCCGCCTGAAGCGCGACGAGCTGACCGCCGGCATTCCGCTGATCATGCTCACCGCCAAGGGCGAAGAGGACAACAAGATCCAGGGGCTGGAGGTCGGTGCCGACGACTACATCACCAAGCCCTTCTCGCCGCGCGAACTGGTCGCCCGCCTGAAGGCCGTGCTGCGCCGCACCGGCCCCAGCGACAACGAGATGCCGATCGAGGTCGGCGGCCTGCGGCTCGACCCGATCAGCCACCGGGTGACCATCGACGGCAAGCCGGCCGAGATGGGCCCCACCGAGTACCGCCTGCTGCAGTTCTTCATGACCCACCAGGAGCGCGCCTACACGCGCGGCCAGTTGCTCGACCAGGTCTGGGGCGGCAATGTCTATGTCGAGGAACGCACCGTCGACGTGCACATCCGCCGCCTGCGCAAGGCGCTCGGCGAAGCCTACGAAAACCTGGTGCAGACGGTGCGCGGCACCGGCTATCGCTTCTCCACCAAGAGCTGA
- the ubiA gene encoding 4-hydroxybenzoate octaprenyltransferase yields the protein MYTALLQSMNHLHPRAWDFIQLMRLDRPIGIYLLLWPTLGALWIAADGQPSLKHVLIFTCGVILMRSAGCVINDFADRNFDGHVSRTRQRPLATGRIRTREAWALFAVLVALSFGLVLLTDPTTVALSFGALAVASLYPFMKRYTHLPQLVLGAAYSWGILMAFSAATGRLPLEAWLLYLANLAWTVGYDTYYAMTDREDDLRIGVKSTAILFGAADRTIILALQGLTLGLLLVVGMRQEFGLYFHLGLLAAALCFAWEFAATRRREPQACFRAFLHNHWAGLAVLIGLVLDYRL from the coding sequence ATGTACACCGCCCTGCTGCAATCGATGAACCACCTGCACCCCCGCGCCTGGGACTTCATCCAGCTGATGCGCCTGGACCGGCCGATCGGCATCTACCTGCTGCTCTGGCCGACCCTCGGGGCGCTGTGGATCGCCGCCGACGGCCAGCCCAGCCTCAAGCATGTGCTGATCTTCACCTGTGGCGTGATTCTCATGCGCTCGGCCGGCTGCGTGATCAACGACTTCGCCGACCGCAACTTCGACGGCCACGTCAGCCGCACCCGCCAGCGCCCGCTGGCGACCGGCCGGATCAGGACGCGCGAGGCCTGGGCGCTGTTCGCCGTGCTGGTGGCGCTGAGCTTCGGCCTGGTGCTGCTGACCGACCCGACCACCGTCGCCCTGTCCTTCGGCGCCCTGGCGGTGGCCTCGCTCTACCCCTTCATGAAGCGCTACACACACCTGCCGCAGCTGGTGCTCGGCGCAGCCTACTCCTGGGGCATCCTGATGGCCTTCAGCGCCGCGACCGGCCGCCTGCCACTCGAGGCCTGGCTGCTCTACCTCGCCAACCTGGCGTGGACCGTGGGCTACGACACCTACTATGCGATGACCGACCGCGAGGACGATCTGAGGATCGGCGTGAAGTCCACCGCCATCCTCTTCGGCGCCGCCGACCGGACGATCATCCTCGCCCTGCAGGGCCTGACCCTCGGCCTGCTGCTGGTGGTCGGAATGCGCCAGGAGTTCGGCCTGTATTTCCACCTCGGCCTGCTGGCGGCCGCCCTGTGCTTCGCCTGGGAATTCGCCGCCACCCGCCGGCGCGAGCCGCAGGCCTGCTTCCGGGCTTTCCTGCACAACCATTGGGCCGGTCTGGCGGTCCTGATCGGCCTGGTCCTCGACTACAGGCTCTAG
- a CDS encoding chorismate--pyruvate lyase family protein, which yields MTAVPAFHWLGADQLHPAPPACLADWLFDPDSLTRRLTALSAGRFAVTPQAEGWQVLRDDECVALGVTPGSEGWVREVYLLGADRPWVFARSVAARVALEGFTTVLAELGRRPLGELLFSDPAFARGPLQATRYPAAWLPIGIRRPGLWGRRSCFQRKTLKVLVAEVFLPDLWRHQGIDPDAL from the coding sequence GTGACCGCTGTTCCCGCTTTTCACTGGCTCGGCGCCGACCAGTTGCACCCTGCCCCCCCGGCCTGCCTGGCCGACTGGCTGTTCGACCCCGACTCGCTGACCCGCCGGCTGACCGCCCTCTCCGCCGGCCGCTTCGCCGTGACGCCGCAGGCCGAAGGCTGGCAGGTCCTGCGCGACGACGAGTGCGTCGCCCTCGGCGTGACGCCGGGCAGCGAAGGCTGGGTGCGCGAGGTCTACCTGCTCGGTGCGGACCGGCCCTGGGTATTCGCCCGCAGCGTGGCAGCGCGCGTGGCCCTGGAGGGCTTTACCACGGTGCTCGCCGAGCTGGGGCGGCGCCCCCTTGGCGAGCTGCTGTTCAGCGATCCGGCCTTCGCCCGCGGCCCGCTCCAGGCCACGCGTTATCCGGCGGCCTGGCTGCCGATCGGTATACGCCGCCCGGGACTCTGGGGACGGCGCTCCTGCTTCCAGCGCAAAACCCTGAAGGTGCTGGTGGCGGAGGTCTTCCTGCCGGATCTCTGGCGGCACCAGGGAATCGATCCGGACGCCTTATAA
- the rd gene encoding rubredoxin: MRKWQCIVCGFVYDEAGGLPEEGIAPGTAWEDVPSDWLCPVCGASKQDFEMIEIV, encoded by the coding sequence ATGCGCAAGTGGCAATGCATCGTCTGCGGGTTTGTCTACGACGAGGCCGGCGGTCTGCCGGAGGAGGGCATCGCGCCCGGAACGGCCTGGGAAGACGTGCCGTCCGACTGGCTGTGCCCCGTATGTGGTGCCAGCAAGCAGGATTTCGAGATGATCGAGATCGTTTGA
- a CDS encoding HU family DNA-binding protein: MRKPELAAAIAEKTDLTRDQANRVLNAMLEEITSALNRKDSVTLVGFGTFMQRHRGARTGKNPQTGQPVKIRASNTVAFKPGKSLRDAVN, from the coding sequence ATGCGTAAACCGGAACTCGCTGCTGCCATCGCCGAAAAGACCGATCTCACTCGGGACCAGGCCAATCGGGTACTCAATGCGATGCTCGAGGAAATCACCAGCGCGCTGAACCGCAAGGACAGCGTCACCCTGGTCGGTTTCGGCACCTTCATGCAGCGCCATCGCGGCGCCCGGACCGGAAAGAATCCGCAGACCGGCCAGCCGGTCAAGATCAGGGCCAGCAACACGGTCGCCTTCAAGCCGGGCAAATCGCTCCGGGATGCGGTCAACTGA
- a CDS encoding HDOD domain-containing protein: protein MPETMPNAAELLQPQLPQILRDLLGRLDVPVRIVHERPGSSQPRVQAVLLEDEIGSLLVLFPRDQLLDLHRLKTAIGRSLVPAEGRLRQLFERERLSALPGLPALIDSPCLYDERLLQGPSMLLDSGQPHVLLEIDSEVYCGLLVDASRARFGVPLILLRHNLQMHAEDPMEAVQGFTARRIRQRLERRVEIPPRQNTVRRIRQLHGNPRACSDDDVTYLIETDPALAAQVVSWAGLAGTAHHPSPERVLSVEDAIVRVLGSDVVLNLSLGLSEGKPDERTAPHEDLTPYWEEALYTATLMDGLCRAMPRGKRPEPGLAYLAGLLHNFGYLTLAHIFPSYFRLLSQHLQINPHVPHTLIEHHLLGITREQIGAWLMEHWRMPEELSVALSYQHDPDYRGRHAVYANLVYLAVNLLRNRGIGGTPQEEIPQRLLDGLGLTRARAEEALDRVLAAETALRALLANPE, encoded by the coding sequence ATGCCCGAGACCATGCCGAACGCCGCCGAGTTGCTGCAACCCCAGTTGCCACAGATTCTCCGGGATCTGCTGGGCAGGCTCGACGTTCCCGTGCGCATCGTCCATGAGCGACCGGGCTCCTCCCAGCCACGGGTACAGGCCGTGCTGCTCGAGGACGAGATCGGCAGCCTGCTGGTGCTGTTTCCCCGCGACCAGTTGCTCGACCTCCACCGCCTGAAGACGGCCATCGGCCGCAGCCTCGTCCCGGCCGAGGGTCGCCTGCGGCAGCTGTTCGAGCGCGAGCGGCTGAGCGCGCTCCCCGGCCTGCCAGCTCTGATCGACAGCCCCTGCCTGTACGACGAGCGACTGCTGCAGGGGCCGAGCATGCTGCTCGACTCCGGCCAGCCCCATGTGCTCCTGGAGATCGACAGCGAGGTCTACTGCGGCCTGCTCGTCGATGCCAGCCGTGCCCGCTTCGGCGTGCCGCTGATCCTGCTGCGCCACAACCTGCAGATGCATGCCGAGGATCCGATGGAAGCCGTGCAGGGCTTCACTGCCCGGCGCATCCGTCAGCGCCTGGAGCGCCGGGTGGAGATTCCGCCGCGCCAGAACACCGTGCGTCGCATCCGCCAGTTGCACGGCAATCCGCGGGCCTGCAGCGACGACGACGTCACCTACCTGATCGAGACCGATCCGGCTCTCGCCGCCCAGGTGGTCAGTTGGGCCGGACTGGCCGGCACCGCCCACCATCCTTCACCGGAGCGCGTGCTCTCGGTGGAGGACGCCATCGTCCGGGTGCTCGGCTCCGATGTGGTGCTCAACCTGTCGCTCGGCCTGTCCGAGGGCAAGCCCGACGAACGTACCGCACCCCATGAGGACCTGACCCCCTACTGGGAGGAGGCCCTCTACACCGCCACCCTGATGGACGGCCTGTGCCGGGCGATGCCGCGCGGCAAACGGCCGGAGCCGGGCCTGGCCTACCTGGCCGGACTGCTGCACAACTTCGGCTACCTGACCCTCGCGCACATTTTCCCCTCCTACTTCAGGCTGCTGAGCCAGCACCTGCAGATCAACCCGCACGTGCCGCACACCCTGATCGAACACCATCTGCTCGGCATCACCCGCGAGCAGATCGGCGCCTGGCTGATGGAGCACTGGCGGATGCCCGAGGAGCTGTCGGTCGCGCTGAGCTACCAGCACGATCCCGACTATCGCGGTCGCCATGCGGTCTATGCCAACCTGGTCTACCTGGCGGTCAACCTGCTGCGCAACCGCGGCATCGGCGGCACGCCGCAGGAGGAGATTCCACAGCGGCTGCTCGACGGCCTGGGGTTGACCAGGGCCAGGGCCGAGGAGGCGCTGGACCGGGTGCTGGCCGCGGAAACGGCACTGCGCGCACTGCTGGCGAATCCGGAATAA
- the recG gene encoding ATP-dependent DNA helicase RecG codes for MTGLAAVPVTALKGVGTALAERLARVGLETLQDLLFHLPLRYQDRTRITPIGALRPGQDAVVEGTVAAADVVMGRRRSLLVRLQDGSGTLSLRFYHFSTAQKDALKRGTLLRCYGEVRPGASGLEIYHPEYRAQDGDEPAPVEQTLTPIYPTTEGLTQQRLRALTGQALARLGPHSLPDWLPAELARAHRLGALDEAIRYLHRPPPDADLEELAEGRHWAQHRLAFEELLTHQLSLQRLRENLRSQQAPALPPASRLPGLFLANLGFAPTGAQRRVGLEIAHDLSQCEPMLRLVQGDVGAGKTVVAALAALQAIEAGYQVALMAPTEILAEQHYLNFSRWLEPLGIDIAWLAGKLKGKARAAALEKIAGGCPMVVGTHALFQDEVRFRNLALAIIDEQHRFGVQQRLALRQKGVDGRLCPHQLIMTATPIPRTLAMSAYADLDTSILDELPPGRTPVNTLVIADSRRLEVIERVRAACLEGRQAYWVCTLIEESEELTCQAAETTFEELSAALGELAVGLIHGRMKPAEKAAVMEEFKAARLQLLVATTVIEVGVDVPNASLMIIENPERLGLAQLHQLRGRVGRGSAASHCVLLYHAPLSQLGRERLAIMRETSDGFVIAEKDLELRGPGEMLGTRQTGLLQFKVADLMRDADLLPAVREAAQTLLARWPQHVSPLLERWLRHGQQYGQV; via the coding sequence ATGACCGGACTGGCGGCGGTTCCGGTCACCGCGCTCAAGGGCGTCGGCACGGCGCTGGCCGAGAGGCTCGCCCGGGTCGGCCTGGAGACCCTGCAGGATCTGCTGTTCCACCTGCCGCTGCGCTACCAGGACCGCACCCGCATCACCCCGATCGGCGCCCTGCGCCCGGGCCAGGATGCGGTGGTCGAGGGCACGGTGGCCGCCGCCGACGTCGTCATGGGCCGGCGCCGCAGCCTGCTGGTGCGCCTGCAGGACGGCAGCGGCACCCTCAGCCTGCGCTTCTACCACTTCAGCACGGCGCAGAAGGATGCGCTCAAGCGCGGCACCCTGCTGCGCTGCTACGGCGAGGTGCGCCCCGGCGCCTCGGGCCTGGAGATCTATCATCCGGAATACCGCGCGCAGGATGGCGACGAGCCGGCACCTGTGGAGCAGACCCTGACGCCCATCTACCCGACCACCGAAGGCCTCACCCAGCAGCGCCTGCGCGCCCTGACCGGGCAGGCCCTGGCCCGCCTCGGCCCGCACAGCCTGCCGGACTGGCTGCCGGCGGAGTTGGCCCGCGCCCACCGGCTCGGTGCGCTGGACGAGGCGATCCGCTATCTGCACCGGCCGCCGCCGGACGCCGATCTCGAGGAGCTGGCCGAAGGCCGGCACTGGGCCCAGCACCGTCTGGCCTTCGAGGAGCTCCTGACCCACCAGTTGTCCCTGCAGCGTCTGCGCGAGAACCTGCGCAGCCAGCAGGCCCCGGCCCTGCCGCCGGCCAGCAGGCTGCCGGGGCTGTTCCTCGCCAACCTCGGCTTCGCCCCCACCGGCGCCCAGCGTCGGGTCGGCCTCGAGATCGCCCACGACCTGAGTCAGTGCGAGCCCATGCTGCGCCTGGTGCAGGGCGACGTCGGCGCCGGCAAGACGGTGGTCGCCGCGCTGGCCGCACTGCAGGCCATCGAGGCCGGCTATCAGGTGGCACTGATGGCGCCCACCGAGATCCTCGCCGAGCAGCATTACCTCAATTTCAGCCGCTGGCTGGAGCCCTTGGGCATCGACATCGCCTGGCTGGCCGGCAAGCTCAAGGGCAAGGCGCGCGCCGCGGCGCTGGAGAAGATCGCCGGCGGCTGCCCGATGGTGGTCGGCACCCATGCGCTGTTCCAGGACGAGGTGCGCTTTCGCAACCTGGCCCTGGCGATCATCGACGAACAGCACCGCTTCGGCGTGCAGCAGCGCCTGGCCCTGCGCCAGAAAGGCGTCGACGGCCGCCTCTGCCCGCACCAGCTGATCATGACCGCCACGCCCATCCCGCGCACCCTGGCGATGAGCGCCTACGCCGACCTGGACACCTCGATCCTCGACGAACTGCCGCCCGGGCGCACCCCGGTGAACACCCTGGTGATCGCCGACAGCCGGCGCCTGGAAGTGATCGAGCGGGTCCGCGCCGCCTGCCTGGAGGGCCGCCAGGCCTATTGGGTGTGCACGCTGATCGAGGAATCCGAGGAGCTGACCTGCCAGGCCGCGGAAACCACCTTCGAGGAACTCTCCGCGGCCCTCGGCGAGCTGGCCGTCGGCCTGATCCACGGGCGCATGAAGCCGGCGGAAAAGGCCGCGGTGATGGAAGAGTTCAAGGCTGCCCGGCTGCAGCTGCTGGTCGCCACCACGGTGATCGAGGTGGGCGTGGACGTGCCCAACGCCAGCCTGATGATCATCGAGAACCCCGAACGCCTGGGGCTCGCCCAGTTGCACCAGCTGCGCGGCCGGGTCGGCCGCGGCAGCGCGGCCAGCCACTGCGTGCTGCTCTATCACGCGCCGCTGTCGCAACTCGGCCGCGAGCGCCTGGCGATCATGCGCGAGACCTCGGACGGCTTCGTCATCGCCGAGAAGGATCTGGAGCTGCGCGGTCCCGGCGAGATGCTCGGCACCCGCCAGACCGGCCTGCTGCAGTTCAAGGTCGCCGACCTGATGCGCGATGCCGATCTGCTGCCGGCGGTGCGCGAGGCGGCCCAGACCCTTCTGGCTCGCTGGCCGCAACATGTCAGCCCGCTATTGGAACGCTGGCTCCGTCATGGCCAGCAATACGGACAAGTCTGA
- a CDS encoding hydrogen peroxide-inducible genes activator yields MTLTELRYIVTLAQEQHFGRAAERCHVSQPTLSVGVKKLEDELGVLIFERSKTAVRLTPVGEGIVTQAQKVLEQAQSIRELAQAGKNQLAAPLKVGAIYTIGPYLFPHLIPQLHKAAPQMPLYIEENFTHVLRDKLRTGELDAIIVALPFNEADVLTKPLYDEPFYALLPADHPWTALRTIDSEMLNDKSLLLLGEGHCFRDQVLEACPSLRKSDEAHRHTTVESSSLETIRHMVASGLGISVLPFTAVNSHHYAPGVLEVRPLASPVPFRTVAIAWRASFPRPKAIEVLADSIRLCSVTHSPAGPAQQSV; encoded by the coding sequence ATGACCCTCACCGAACTGCGCTACATCGTCACCCTCGCCCAGGAACAGCATTTCGGACGCGCCGCCGAGCGCTGCCACGTCAGCCAGCCGACCCTCTCGGTGGGCGTGAAGAAGCTCGAGGACGAACTCGGCGTGCTGATCTTCGAGCGCAGCAAGACCGCCGTACGCCTGACCCCGGTCGGCGAGGGCATCGTCACCCAGGCGCAGAAGGTGCTGGAGCAGGCGCAAAGCATCCGCGAACTGGCCCAGGCCGGCAAGAACCAGCTGGCCGCGCCGCTCAAGGTCGGCGCCATCTACACCATCGGCCCCTACCTGTTCCCGCACCTGATCCCGCAGCTGCACAAGGCGGCGCCGCAGATGCCGCTGTACATCGAGGAGAACTTCACCCACGTGCTGCGCGACAAGCTGCGCACCGGCGAGCTCGACGCGATCATCGTCGCCCTGCCGTTCAACGAGGCCGATGTGCTGACCAAGCCGCTCTACGACGAGCCCTTCTACGCCCTGCTGCCGGCCGACCATCCGTGGACCGCGCTGCGCACCATCGACAGCGAGATGCTCAACGACAAGAGCCTGCTGCTGCTCGGCGAGGGCCACTGCTTCCGCGACCAGGTGCTGGAAGCCTGCCCGTCGCTGCGCAAGAGCGACGAGGCGCACCGCCACACCACGGTGGAATCCAGCTCGCTGGAAACCATCCGCCACATGGTCGCTTCCGGGCTCGGCATCTCGGTGCTGCCGTTCACCGCGGTGAACAGCCATCACTATGCTCCCGGCGTGCTCGAGGTCCGTCCGCTGGCCTCACCGGTGCCGTTCCGCACCGTGGCCATCGCCTGGCGCGCCAGCTTCCCGCGGCCCAAGGCGATCGAGGTGCTGGCCGACTCCATCCGCCTGTGCTCGGTGACCCATTCGCCGGCCGGCCCCGCCCAGCAGAGCGTATGA
- a CDS encoding SDR family oxidoreductase: MGTTAPVLLIAGCGDVGSRLGERLAAAGWRVHGLRRQVAALPPSILPLHGDLESAQCPAHWPPGRIDYLVYSAAASRHDEAGYRAAYVDGLRHVLDWLAQHGQRPRRLLFVSSTGVYGQQDGEWVDESSPTEPSGFSGQVLLEAERLALGCGLPACVVRLAGIYGPGREWLLGQVRRGTRVDPTPPLYGNRIHRDDAAGLLAFLLEADARGVPLADCYLGVDDAPAPLHEVVAWLRGRLGVVGESAESIGRRGGSKRCSNARARALGWAPRYPDYREGYAALLGEA; this comes from the coding sequence ATGGGAACCACAGCGCCCGTTCTGCTGATCGCCGGTTGCGGCGACGTCGGCAGCCGCCTCGGCGAGCGGCTGGCCGCCGCCGGCTGGCGCGTGCACGGCCTGCGTCGGCAGGTGGCGGCCCTGCCGCCGTCGATCCTGCCGCTGCATGGCGATCTCGAAAGCGCGCAGTGCCCTGCGCACTGGCCGCCGGGACGGATCGACTACCTGGTCTACAGCGCGGCGGCCAGCCGTCACGACGAGGCCGGCTACCGCGCCGCCTATGTCGACGGCCTGCGTCATGTGCTGGATTGGCTGGCCCAGCACGGCCAGCGGCCGCGGCGGCTGCTGTTCGTCTCCAGTACCGGGGTCTACGGCCAGCAGGACGGCGAGTGGGTCGACGAAAGCTCGCCGACCGAGCCTTCCGGCTTCTCCGGGCAGGTGCTGCTGGAGGCCGAGCGCCTGGCCCTGGGCTGCGGCCTGCCGGCTTGCGTGGTGCGTCTGGCCGGCATCTACGGACCCGGCCGCGAGTGGCTGCTCGGCCAGGTTCGCCGCGGCACCCGAGTCGATCCGACCCCGCCGCTCTATGGCAACCGCATCCACCGCGACGACGCCGCCGGGCTTCTCGCCTTCCTGCTCGAGGCCGATGCCCGCGGCGTTCCGCTGGCCGACTGCTATCTGGGCGTGGACGATGCGCCGGCGCCGCTGCACGAGGTAGTGGCCTGGCTGCGCGGGCGGCTGGGCGTGGTCGGCGAGAGTGCGGAGAGCATAGGCCGGCGCGGCGGCAGCAAGCGCTGCAGCAACGCCCGCGCCCGCGCCCTCGGCTGGGCGCCGCGCTATCCCGACTACCGCGAGGGCTATGCGGCGCTGCTGGGCGAGGCCTGA
- a CDS encoding DUF6436 domain-containing protein, translating to MPSPKRKTLLAILLGILGLAVLAAAYDWYRGRYQRTVLFDAADLRLPSGLAGPGPIRLVHFHDPACPCNVGNQQHLAELVERYGPKGVTFHAVQRPGSRGGLPPALAALQPLAALPGSEGLPASPALAIWDRQGRLAYFGPYSEGATCTSANSFVEPILDALLEGRPVRAGGTLAEGCFCEWR from the coding sequence ATGCCCTCCCCGAAGCGCAAGACCCTGCTCGCCATACTGCTCGGCATTCTCGGCCTCGCCGTCCTCGCTGCCGCCTACGACTGGTACCGCGGACGCTACCAGAGGACCGTGCTGTTCGATGCCGCCGACCTGCGCCTGCCGTCCGGCCTGGCAGGTCCCGGGCCGATCCGCCTGGTGCATTTCCACGACCCGGCCTGCCCCTGCAACGTCGGCAACCAGCAGCATCTGGCCGAACTGGTCGAGCGCTACGGCCCCAAGGGCGTGACCTTCCATGCCGTGCAGCGACCGGGCAGCCGCGGCGGCCTGCCGCCGGCACTGGCCGCGCTGCAGCCGCTGGCGGCACTCCCCGGCAGCGAGGGGCTGCCGGCCAGCCCGGCGCTGGCGATCTGGGACCGCCAGGGCCGCCTGGCCTACTTCGGCCCCTACAGCGAAGGGGCAACCTGCACCTCGGCCAACAGCTTCGTCGAGCCGATCCTCGATGCCCTGCTCGAGGGCCGCCCGGTACGGGCCGGCGGCACCCTGGCCGAAGGCTGCTTCTGCGAGTGGCGCTGA
- a CDS encoding alpha/beta hydrolase encodes MSESFQPDLLRPLLQPLAAAGDESPQIRAYRRYYGLDLGERRPGVRGRLGCFNVGPYRVVAQVWWPERPRATLLLLHGYYDHMGLYRHVLDWALGMGFAVLSCDLPGHGLSSGAPASIDDFAEYQAVFQGLLAEAAALDLPKPWHLFGQSTGGAILLDYLLTGAPRPELGETILFAPLVRPRSWALSKLSYQALRPFVASIPRRFTDNSGDPAFLEFIQRDPLQARILPTAWVGALARWIPRIEGAERSERSPLIIQGDADLTVDWRHNLNVLQGKFRDPQLLMLPSARHHLANEREALRERYFDFLRERLG; translated from the coding sequence ATGTCAGAGTCCTTCCAGCCCGATCTCCTGCGGCCCCTGCTGCAGCCCCTGGCCGCAGCCGGCGACGAGTCGCCGCAGATCCGGGCCTACCGCCGCTATTACGGGCTCGACCTGGGCGAGCGGCGGCCGGGTGTACGGGGCCGTCTCGGCTGTTTCAATGTCGGCCCCTACCGGGTCGTCGCCCAGGTCTGGTGGCCGGAGCGGCCGCGCGCGACGCTGCTGCTGCTGCACGGCTACTACGATCATATGGGGCTCTACCGGCACGTGCTCGACTGGGCGCTGGGCATGGGCTTCGCCGTGCTGTCCTGCGACCTGCCGGGGCACGGGCTGTCCAGCGGCGCGCCGGCCAGCATCGACGACTTCGCCGAATACCAGGCGGTGTTCCAGGGCCTGTTGGCCGAAGCCGCCGCGCTCGATCTGCCCAAGCCCTGGCACCTGTTCGGACAGAGCACCGGCGGCGCCATCCTGCTCGACTACCTGCTGACCGGCGCGCCGCGCCCGGAGCTGGGCGAGACCATCCTCTTCGCCCCCCTGGTGCGGCCGCGCAGCTGGGCCCTGTCGAAGCTCAGCTACCAGGCGCTCCGGCCGTTCGTCGCGTCGATTCCGCGGCGCTTCACCGACAACTCCGGCGATCCGGCCTTCCTCGAGTTCATCCAGCGCGATCCGTTGCAGGCGCGCATCCTGCCGACCGCCTGGGTTGGCGCACTGGCGCGCTGGATTCCGCGGATCGAGGGGGCCGAGCGTAGCGAGCGCAGTCCGCTGATCATCCAGGGCGATGCCGACCTGACCGTCGACTGGCGGCACAACCTGAACGTTCTGCAGGGCAAGTTCCGCGATCCGCAGCTCCTGATGCTGCCGAGTGCGCGCCATCATCTGGCCAACGAGCGCGAGGCGCTGCGCGAGCGCTACTTCGACTTCCTGCGCGAGCGGTTGGGTTGA
- a CDS encoding DUF2059 domain-containing protein has product MRALAFLVLALLSLPGFADDYLQLYRSGGWPEQREHFHAALAAAQQRYRANLPPAIYQTLVDNSNRRFSPQAMDRRALAALRAHLPQPGPALTFFESPLGRKIVAAELAATRSDQLARHANGLPRMQADATRRLLIRHLAQAIPAGEAGAELSLALAGVAADSLSQMVPGFGLFGGGQTLGMLDNQRQRIRTEIEQDLDNTLMYVYRDLSDPELEEFVDFAQSPAGQAYYQAALAALRAGLAVGQQ; this is encoded by the coding sequence ATGCGCGCCCTCGCCTTCCTCGTCCTCGCCCTGCTCAGCCTGCCCGGCTTTGCCGACGACTACCTGCAGCTCTACCGGAGCGGAGGCTGGCCAGAGCAGCGCGAGCACTTCCACGCCGCCCTCGCCGCCGCCCAGCAACGCTACCGGGCCAACCTGCCGCCGGCGATCTACCAGACCCTGGTCGACAACAGCAACCGGCGCTTCTCCCCCCAGGCCATGGACCGTCGCGCCCTGGCGGCGCTGCGCGCCCACCTGCCCCAGCCGGGGCCGGCGCTGACCTTCTTCGAGAGTCCGCTGGGCCGCAAGATCGTCGCCGCCGAACTGGCCGCCACCCGCAGCGACCAGTTGGCCAGGCATGCCAACGGCCTGCCGCGCATGCAGGCCGACGCCACCCGGCGCCTGCTGATTCGCCATCTGGCGCAGGCCATCCCGGCCGGCGAGGCTGGTGCCGAACTCAGCCTGGCGCTGGCCGGCGTGGCCGCCGACAGCCTCAGCCAGATGGTGCCCGGCTTCGGCCTGTTCGGCGGCGGCCAGACCCTCGGCATGCTCGACAACCAGCGCCAGCGCATCCGCACGGAGATCGAGCAGGATCTCGACAACACCCTGATGTATGTCTACCGGGACCTGTCCGACCCGGAGCTGGAGGAGTTCGTCGACTTCGCCCAGTCCCCCGCCGGCCAGGCCTACTACCAGGCCGCCCTGGCTGCCCTGCGCGCCGGCCTGGCGGTCGGCCAGCAGTGA